The proteins below are encoded in one region of Lactuca sativa cultivar Salinas chromosome 3, Lsat_Salinas_v11, whole genome shotgun sequence:
- the LOC111877866 gene encoding uncharacterized protein LOC111877866, producing MSTIVSGDGEMLRLQYSRLCCLIHNSLHPFTAKSTESISKEQEKSLLITLSQVSNQIKLWTDEFASGDHGNPLNDISSNSKSTIVSSICHSSASECVLKIINELVFLLAIQSPYVRHLSGNVLVAISKFVVSMSSENHLKEFIKSLCLHFKLIIHKAISPDHDSPASSIILVLRNILKHLKHEEDDEILEVYLNTLSSCLQDIPWESCNTVSNEFCGHLLQLFCSIVSNSDDKNPMILEIFNIFPRFLTWYQSNQKAENHSYVRISQYIQHKILVLMMRLSSIIELDCEMIVSWLNLIDKHFQDLLFESLTQSHTNQDDCLKDSPFLLDETCHHQHLQRRVVFLYLKCSFHLIRLQETKGFIAIHEWLKNHLVKCNQFAESFVQLYIHEDDMLFEILLLLTDMPFCHKQQKDLTLDVFEKDIIVLLLDIFDPVHLLHIFLSEIHYDHQVLLDYLISKDTGATCAEYLLRCLRIICDKWDPFLNFSICKEVGSQSSQKRRKVMNDSFETDRKNQKSFNEPFHDARDCLLLLKKSIESLHHKNLFPYNPKVLLKRLTRFQELCPRP from the exons ATGTCAACAATCGTCTCCGGCGACGGCGAGATGCTCCGGCTTCAATACTCACGCCTTTGTTGTCTCATACACAACTCTCTCCATCCATTCACA GCGAAATCAACGGAATCGATAAGCAAAGAACAAGAGAAATCGCTGTTAATTACACTCTCTCAG GTTTCAAATCAAATAAAGCTTTGGACTGACGAATTTGCCTCTGGTGATCAT GGCAACCCATTAAACGACATTTCTAGTAATAGCAAATCCACCATCGTTAGCTCAATCTGCCATTCTTCAGCTTCCGAATGTGTACTCAAGATCATAAACGAATTG GTGTTCTTGCTAGCAATCCAGAGTCCATATGTTCGACATTTATCAGGAAATGTTCTTGTAGCCATATCTAAGTTTGTGGTGTCGATGTCATCT GAAAACCATTTGAAAGAATTCATCAAATCACTATGTCTCCACTTCAAGCTCATAATTCATAAAGCAATTTCACCAGATCATGATTCTCCAGCAAGCTCAATCATATTAGTATTACGAAATATTCTAAAACACCTGAaacatgaagaagatgatgaaattTTGGAAGTTTATTTAAACACTCTTTCTTCTTGCTTACAAGATATACCATGGGAGTCATGTAACACGGTTTCCAATGAGTTTTGTGGTCATCTTCTTCAGTTGTTTTGTTCGATTGTTTCAAATTCTGATGACAAAAATCCAATGATTCTTGAAATCTTTAACATCTTTCCAAGATTtctaacatggtatcagagcaatcaAAAAGCTGAAAATCATAGTTATGTGAGAATCTCTCAATACATTCAACACAAGATTCTTGTATTGATGATGAGGCTTAGTTCAATCATTGAGTTAGATTGTGAGATGATTGTTTCATGGTTGAATCTTATCGATAAACACTTCCAAGATTTGCTATTTGAATCTTTAACTCAATCACACACCAATCAAGATGATTGCCTTAAAGATTCTCCATTTCTTCTTGATGAAACTTGTCATCATCAACATTTACAAAGACGAGTTGTTTTCCTTTACTTGAAGTGTAGTTTTCATTTGATTAGATTACAAGAAACAAAAGGATTTATTGCAATTCATGAGTGGCTCAAAAACCATCTTGTGAAATGCAACCAATTTGCAGAGTCTTTTGTACAGCTTTATATCCATGAG GATGATATGCTATTTGAAATTCTCTTGTTGCTAACTGACATGCCTTTTTGCCACAAGCAACA GAAAGATTTGACATTGGATGTGTTTGAGAAGGATATAATCGTCCTACTGTTGGATATTTTTGATCCTGTTCATCTTTTACATATATTTCTTTCAGAG ATACATTATGATCATCAAGTGCTTCTCGATTACCTTATCTCCAAAGACACTGGAGCTACATGTGCTGAGTATCTTTTAAG GTGCTTGCGAATCATATGTGATAAATGGGACCCGTTTCTAAACTTCTCAATTTGCAAAGAAGTTGGAAGCCAATCATCTCAAAAACGAAGAAAAGTGATGAATGATTCATTTGAAACGGATCGTAAAAACCAGAAAAGCTTTAATGAACCGTTTCATGATGCTAGGGATTGTTTGCTTTTGCTAAAGAAATCGATTGAGAGTTTACACCACAAAAATCTTTTTCCATATAATCCAAAAGTGCTTCTGAAACG GTTGACAAGATTTCAAGAGCTATGCCCAAGGCCATAA
- the LOC111877865 gene encoding pentatricopeptide repeat-containing protein At3g50420 — translation MSSPQEAISLATLLIQKCTSINSLIKARQLHARVITATPPIRKSPYLNNNLISMYSRCGSLLHSHLVFDEMPQRTIVSYNALIAAYSRSRNNTHIAFDLLKQLNIEGFIPNGPTFTSLLQASSSLQDLLLGSSLHTQIVKFEFLSDTLVQTSLLGMYSDCGDLESSKKVFNNILKKDAMAWNSIIVGHMKNEKIIEGLYFFREMTNSESFPTQFTYSMILNACSKLQHHNIGQLTHAKVIISGLPTDLPLLNALLNMYSNCRDTKTALKVFYNIEKPDLVSWNSILSGLSLNGDKDKSIKMFIHLSKVSYVKPDDYTFAIIISATRSLPFCNYGKPLHAQVVKLGFDSNVYIASTLVSMYFDNLDMESAQKLQSLIPIKDVVFWTEMITGYAKTGDGSHAIKCFHEMSQEHKIDSFAISIVLSACADLASNNQGEMIHCSSIKLGLNLEMSVFGSLIDMYAKSGDLKSAESVLSEIKTPDLKCWNSILSGYGHHGKVEKAFMIFDEIVKRGLIPDEVTYLSMLSTCNHCGLIDKGRLLWSSMKENGLIRGSKHYSCFVGLLSRAGLLEEAEEMIMEIDECNLEMWRSLLKSCIDRRNVEVGTRVVDRIMEICEEDLASNVLVTSFYALMGRWDDVANMRRKMRDVGEKDAGLSWIEVWRSTHVFCSGDETHPKVDELRAELVSLQMNMMKCEEDSVRLLDM, via the coding sequence ATGTCATCACCTCAAGAAGCCATTTCACTAGCGACACTTCTAATCCAAAAATGCACTTCCATCAACTCCCTCATAAAAGCCCGTCAACTCCATGCTCGAGTCATCACTGCCACACCCCCAATCCGAAAATCCCCTTACCTAAACAACAATCTCATCTCAATGTATTCAAGATGTGGTTCCCTCTTACACTCACACCTTGTGTTCGACGAAATGCCTCAAAGAACCATCGTCTCTTATAACGCCCTCATTGCTGCCTATTCTCGCAGTCGCAACAACACCCATATAGCATTTGACCTATTGAAACAATTAAACATCGAAGGATTCATACCAAATGGCCCTACTTTCACTAGCTTACTACAAGCATCTTCTTCCCTTCAAGACCTTCTTCTAGGATCTTCTTTACATACACAGATTGTAAAATTCGAATTCTTGAGTGATACATTAGTTCAAACTTCTCTTCTTGGTATGTACTCCGATTGTGGCGATTTAGAGAGCTCAAAGAAGGTTTTCAATAATATACTCAAAAAAGATGCCATGGCTTGGAATTCTATCATAGTTGgacacatgaaaaatgaaaagatcATTGAAGGACTTTATTTCTTTAGAGAAATGACAAATTCCGAGTCTTTTCCTACTCAATTTACGTATTCAATGATACTCAACGCTTGTAGTAAATTACAACACCATAACATCGGACAACTCACACATGCGAAAGTAATTATATCCGGATTACCCACGGATCTTCCATTGCTTAATGCATTGCTAAACATGTATTCCAATTGTAGGGACACCAAAACAGCACTCAAAGTTTTTTATAACATCGAGAAACCAGATTTAGTGTCATGGAACTCGATATTATCCGGGTTATCTTTAAATGGAGACAAAGACAAATCAATCAAAATGTTTATCCATCTTTCCAAAGTTTCTTATGTTAAACCCGATGACTACACATTCGCCATTATCATCTCTGCAACTCGATCGTTACCATTTTGTAACTACGGAAAGCCACTCCATGCTCAAGTtgtcaaattagggtttgattCAAACGTGTACATTGCAAGCACATTGGTGTCGATGTATTTTGATAATTTAGATATGGAATCCGCTCAAAAGCTTCAAAGTTTAATCCCGATTAAGGACGTGGTTTTCTGGACAGAAATGATCACGGGTTATGCTAAAACGGGTGATGGTTCTCATGCCATCAAATGCTTCCATGAAATGTCACAAGAACACAAGATCGATAGCTTTGCGATAAGTATTGTGTTAAGTGCATGTGCGGATCTTGCTTCTAATAATCAAGGAGAGATGATTCATTGTAGTTCAATAAAACTCGGTTTGAATTTAGAAATGTCGGTTTTTGGTAGCTTGATCGATATGTACGCGAAATCCGGTGACCTAAAATCGGCGGAATCGGTTCTTTCCGAGATCAAAACCCCGGATTTGAAATGTTGGAATTCGATTCTCTCGGGGTATGGCCACCATGGGAAAGTGGAGAAAGCGTTTATGATCTTTGATGAGATAGTGAAACGAGGGTTAATCCCAGATGAAGTTACGTATCTTTCAATGCTTTCTACGTGTAATCATTGTGGTTTGATCGATAAAGGGAGGTTGTTATGGAGTTCGATGAAGGAAAACGGTTTGATTCGTGGAAGTAAACATTATTCTTGTTTTGTGGGTTTGTTAAGTCGTGCGGGGTTACTTGAAGAAGCTGAGGAGATGATTATGGAAATCGATGAATGTAATCTTGAAATGTGGAGGAGTTTATTGAAATCGTGTATTGATAGGAGGAATGTTGAAGTTGGAACTCGTGTGGTTGATAGGATTATGGAGATTTGTGAAGAAGATCTTGCGTCGAATGTGTTGGTGACGAGTTTTTATGCGTTAATGGGTCGATGGGATGATGTTGCAAATATGAGGAGGAAGATGAGAGATGTGGGTGAGAAAGATGCGGGGTTGAGTTGGATTGAGGTGTGGAGAAGTACACATGTTTTTTGTTCGGGAGATGAGACTCATCCGAAGGTTGATGAATTACGAGCCGAATTGGTGTCATTGCAAATGAATATGATGAAATGTGAAGAAGATAGTGTTCGATTGTTAGATATGTGA